Proteins from a genomic interval of Phenylobacterium sp. LH3H17:
- a CDS encoding carboxylesterase/lipase family protein: MLRFFATALSVLMLAGSAQAQVKATVESGVLAGTSGETAEVFRNIPFAAPPVGKLRWAPPAPPVAWTGERDATANGPSCMQPMSPDGSPNAGGANGPMSEDCLQLNVFAPKAARKAPVMVWLHGGGHRTGAGWVYDGSNFARDGVVLVSINYRLGPLGYFAHPALTREAGAEPTGNYGLMDQIAALEWVQRNIAAFGGDPKNVTVFGESAGGMSTLALLSTPKAKPLFKRAIVQSGGGWFRVSTLADEEAKGAKAAESLRLAGAEASANDLRKLPAATLIAKLGGDYGPFVDGKLMTETPSQAFAAGRAADLPLIIGANSGEDSLLGPWKPEMAATISAAARSVYAEEAAASDETLGRAVFTDRLMVGPARWVAAKASGGKPAWLYHFSYVGSRFRPMMTRAFHAAEIQYVFEYWGRRTPMSAVSDEDRAMATLMHACWVAFAKAGVPKCGTQPWPAYSPRSDQLMEFGAGNGVRAGFRKSRLDAQETVALPTLALPAN, translated from the coding sequence ATGCTTCGGTTTTTTGCGACGGCGCTGAGCGTCTTGATGCTGGCCGGGTCGGCCCAGGCGCAGGTCAAGGCCACGGTCGAGAGCGGGGTGCTGGCGGGGACGTCCGGCGAGACCGCCGAGGTCTTCCGCAACATACCCTTCGCCGCCCCGCCGGTAGGCAAGCTGCGCTGGGCGCCGCCCGCGCCACCCGTGGCCTGGACCGGAGAGCGCGACGCCACCGCCAACGGCCCGTCCTGCATGCAGCCGATGAGCCCGGACGGCTCGCCCAATGCCGGCGGCGCCAACGGGCCGATGAGCGAGGACTGCCTGCAGCTCAACGTCTTCGCACCGAAAGCCGCCAGGAAGGCCCCGGTCATGGTCTGGCTGCACGGCGGCGGCCACCGAACGGGCGCCGGTTGGGTCTATGATGGCTCGAACTTCGCCCGTGACGGGGTGGTGCTGGTGTCGATCAACTACCGCCTGGGGCCGCTGGGGTATTTCGCCCATCCGGCCCTGACCCGCGAGGCCGGGGCCGAGCCCACCGGCAACTATGGCCTGATGGATCAGATCGCGGCCCTGGAATGGGTCCAGCGCAATATCGCGGCCTTCGGGGGCGACCCCAAGAACGTCACCGTGTTCGGCGAGAGCGCCGGGGGCATGAGCACCCTGGCCCTGCTCTCCACGCCCAAGGCCAAGCCGCTGTTCAAGAGAGCCATCGTCCAGTCGGGCGGCGGCTGGTTCCGGGTCTCGACCCTGGCGGACGAGGAGGCCAAGGGCGCCAAGGCCGCCGAGAGCCTGCGCCTGGCCGGCGCCGAGGCCAGCGCCAACGACCTGCGCAAGCTGCCGGCCGCCACGCTGATCGCCAAGCTCGGCGGCGACTACGGCCCCTTCGTCGACGGCAAGCTGATGACCGAGACCCCGAGCCAGGCGTTCGCCGCCGGGCGCGCCGCCGACCTGCCGCTGATCATCGGGGCCAATTCGGGCGAAGACTCGCTGCTGGGACCGTGGAAGCCGGAGATGGCCGCCACGATTTCGGCCGCCGCCCGGAGCGTCTATGCCGAGGAGGCCGCGGCCAGTGACGAGACCCTCGGCCGCGCCGTCTTCACCGACCGGCTCATGGTCGGGCCGGCCCGCTGGGTGGCGGCCAAGGCCTCGGGCGGCAAGCCTGCCTGGCTCTATCACTTCTCCTATGTCGGTAGCCGCTTCCGGCCGATGATGACCCGGGCCTTCCACGCCGCCGAGATCCAGTACGTCTTCGAATACTGGGGCCGCCGCACGCCGATGAGCGCGGTCAGCGACGAGGACCGCGCCATGGCCACCCTCATGCACGCCTGCTGGGTCGCCTTCGCCAAGGCGGGCGTTCCGAAATGCGGGACCCAGCCCTGGCCGGCCTACTCGCCCAGGAGCGATCAGCTCATGGAGTTCGGGGCCGGAAACGGCGTTCGCGCCGGCTTCCGCAAGAGCCGGCTGGACGCCCAGGAGACCGTGGCCCTGCCGACCCTGGCCCTGCCGGCGAACTGA
- a CDS encoding RcnB family protein, producing MKKILTATMALAVLASAGAASAQPHNGVRHDDRRDEQRHDRQDERRDDRRDYRDDRREDRSENRAERRAERRYDRHVQRAHKHYRAAEYQRPSAYRYHQWTRGERLPASYRAAHYRIDHRHYGLRAPPRGYYYTRVDNDVVLTAAASGLIASVIVGLFQ from the coding sequence ATGAAGAAAATTCTGACCGCCACCATGGCCTTGGCCGTCCTCGCCAGCGCCGGCGCCGCCAGCGCGCAACCCCATAACGGTGTCCGCCACGATGACCGCCGCGATGAACAGCGCCACGACCGCCAGGACGAGCGCCGCGATGACCGCCGCGACTATCGTGACGACCGTCGTGAAGACCGCAGCGAGAATCGCGCCGAACGCCGCGCCGAACGCCGCTATGACCGTCACGTCCAGCGCGCCCACAAGCATTACCGCGCCGCCGAATACCAGCGGCCGTCGGCCTACCGCTATCATCAGTGGACCCGCGGCGAGCGCCTGCCGGCCAGCTACCGCGCCGCCCATTACCGCATCGATCACCGCCACTACGGCCTGCGCGCGCCGCCCCGCGGCTACTACTACACCCGGGTCGACAACGACGTGGTGCTGACCGCGGCCGCCAGCGGCCTGATCGCCTCGGTGATCGTCGGCCTCTTCCAGTAG
- a CDS encoding Ku protein — MAPRPTWQGYLRLSLVSCPVALHTATSRSSDVSFNMLHKETHNRIRMIPTDPETGPVDRADIVKGYEIEKGRYVVVTDEEIRNVRLETTRTIDIERFVDESEIDRLYWNDPYFLAPDGDMAIEAYSVIREAMEGAGKVALARVVMHQRERVLALEPRDRGILAYTIRSNKEVRDPKDVFGHIPKAHADPKMVAIAEKIIEQLEGPFDPAEFNDRYEDALRKLITEKEKHHGRIAKVEEPKEAEVIDLMEALRRSLGEGGGSRRKATPARKAPAKTSAARKPAAKKRA, encoded by the coding sequence ATGGCCCCCCGCCCGACCTGGCAAGGCTATCTGCGCCTGTCCCTTGTGAGCTGCCCCGTGGCGCTGCACACCGCCACCTCGCGCAGCAGCGACGTCTCCTTCAACATGCTGCACAAGGAGACCCACAACCGTATCCGCATGATCCCCACCGATCCGGAGACCGGGCCGGTGGACCGCGCCGACATCGTCAAGGGCTATGAGATCGAGAAGGGCCGCTACGTCGTGGTCACCGACGAGGAGATCAGGAACGTCCGGCTGGAGACCACCCGGACCATCGATATCGAGCGCTTCGTCGACGAGTCCGAGATCGACCGGCTCTACTGGAACGACCCCTATTTCCTGGCCCCCGACGGCGACATGGCGATCGAGGCCTACAGCGTGATCCGCGAGGCCATGGAAGGGGCGGGCAAGGTGGCCCTGGCCCGGGTGGTGATGCACCAGCGCGAGCGGGTCCTGGCCCTGGAGCCTCGCGACCGCGGGATCCTTGCCTATACGATCCGCTCCAACAAGGAGGTGCGCGATCCGAAGGACGTGTTCGGCCACATCCCCAAGGCCCACGCCGATCCCAAGATGGTGGCCATCGCCGAGAAGATCATTGAGCAGCTGGAAGGCCCCTTCGACCCGGCCGAATTCAACGACCGCTACGAGGACGCCCTGCGCAAGCTGATCACGGAGAAGGAAAAGCACCACGGCCGAATCGCTAAGGTCGAGGAGCCCAAGGAGGCGGAGGTCATCGATCTGATGGAGGCCCTGCGGCGAAGCCTGGGCGAGGGCGGCGGATCGCGGCGCAAGGCCACCCCGGCCCGCAAGGCGCCCGCAAAGACCTCGGCGGCCCGCAAGCCGGCGGCCAAGAAGCGGGCCTGA
- a CDS encoding DNA polymerase Y family protein produces MARILCAWSPNWAIANWRRRNPSDSRPSPFGLIETVKAVRRLSAVDKAAAAAGLFPGQKATDAAALVPDLVTAEAEPEADAAALTALVDWSVRFSHAVAAAPPDGLFLDITGVDHLWGGEAELVSDFRARLARNGLFFRCAVADTPGAAWALAHHGKGAEIIAPPGGQADLLAYLPPAALRLPPEAAAQIERLGLRYLFQIIGLPRAPFARRFGKQALLRLDQAMGRAEEALTFRRPPNPWFARLAFFEPISVLEDLARVSRDVAAKLCARLELESRGAKRFELTFHRLDGKAYPLTIGLSIPGRDPARIAKLFAPKLETVDPGFGIEVVTITAEAVEVLSGRQARLDATREAALEEGLAPLVDRLANRLGEDRVWKSAPVQSHVPEQSARPGAPLGPSQGWNPETPRPLRLFRRPEPLDLVLALTPDDPPRQFQWRKQTHRVRFAEGPERIGAEWWRGEIDEVRTDHVRDYYRVEDQEGARFWLYREGLYSEDQPARWWLHGLFG; encoded by the coding sequence ATGGCCCGCATCCTCTGCGCCTGGTCGCCGAACTGGGCGATCGCCAACTGGCGCCGGCGCAATCCGTCCGACTCTCGGCCTAGCCCGTTCGGATTGATCGAGACCGTGAAGGCCGTGCGGCGGCTGTCGGCGGTGGACAAGGCCGCCGCGGCCGCGGGCCTGTTCCCCGGCCAGAAAGCCACCGACGCCGCGGCCCTGGTTCCCGACCTGGTCACCGCGGAGGCGGAACCCGAGGCCGACGCCGCGGCGCTCACCGCCCTGGTCGACTGGTCGGTTCGGTTTTCCCACGCGGTGGCGGCCGCTCCGCCCGACGGCCTGTTCCTGGACATCACCGGGGTCGACCACCTTTGGGGCGGCGAGGCCGAGTTGGTCTCCGATTTCCGCGCCCGCCTGGCCCGCAACGGCCTTTTTTTCCGCTGCGCCGTGGCCGACACCCCCGGCGCGGCCTGGGCGCTCGCCCACCATGGGAAGGGCGCGGAGATCATCGCGCCGCCGGGCGGCCAGGCCGACCTGCTGGCCTATCTGCCCCCCGCGGCCTTGCGCCTCCCGCCCGAGGCCGCCGCCCAGATCGAGCGGCTGGGTCTGCGCTACCTGTTCCAGATCATCGGCCTGCCGCGCGCCCCCTTCGCCCGCCGGTTCGGCAAACAGGCCCTGCTGCGGCTGGACCAGGCCATGGGCCGGGCCGAGGAGGCGCTGACCTTCCGCCGCCCGCCCAATCCGTGGTTCGCGCGGCTGGCCTTCTTCGAACCGATCAGCGTGCTGGAGGACCTGGCAAGGGTGAGCCGCGACGTGGCCGCCAAGCTCTGCGCGCGGCTGGAGCTGGAAAGTCGGGGGGCCAAGCGGTTCGAGCTCACCTTTCACCGGTTGGACGGCAAGGCCTATCCGCTGACCATCGGCCTCTCCATCCCCGGCCGCGATCCGGCGCGGATCGCCAAGCTGTTCGCGCCCAAGCTGGAGACCGTCGATCCCGGCTTCGGGATCGAGGTGGTGACGATCACCGCCGAGGCGGTGGAGGTGCTGTCCGGTCGTCAGGCGCGGCTGGACGCCACCCGCGAGGCGGCGCTGGAGGAGGGCCTGGCGCCCCTGGTGGACCGGCTGGCCAACCGCCTGGGCGAGGACCGGGTCTGGAAGAGCGCCCCGGTGCAGAGCCACGTCCCCGAGCAGAGCGCGCGGCCCGGCGCGCCGCTTGGCCCCAGCCAGGGCTGGAACCCGGAGACCCCGCGGCCCTTGCGCCTCTTTCGCCGTCCAGAGCCCCTGGACCTGGTCCTGGCGCTCACCCCCGACGACCCGCCCCGCCAGTTCCAGTGGCGCAAGCAGACCCACCGCGTGCGCTTCGCCGAAGGGCCCGAGCGCATCGGCGCCGAATGGTGGCGCGGCGAGATCGACGAGGTCCGCACCGACCATGTCCGCGACTATTACCGGGTGGAGGACCAGGAAGGCGCGCGCTTCTGGCTCTATCGCGAGGGGCTCTATTCCGAAGACCAACCCGCCAGGTGGTGGCTGCACGGACTGTTCGGATGA
- a CDS encoding VOC family protein, whose amino-acid sequence MKPKISLITLAVTDMPRSIAFYRDGLGFPIHNFKEGEDFAMFRLEGTWLALFPWREMAKEVDVPAAPPSFGGVMLSHNAPSKAAVDQVYAQALAAGAVATVPPKDVSWGGYSGYFADPDGHYWEVAWNPFTDLT is encoded by the coding sequence ATGAAACCCAAGATCAGCCTGATCACCCTGGCCGTCACCGACATGCCCCGTTCGATCGCCTTCTACCGGGATGGCCTGGGCTTCCCGATTCACAACTTCAAGGAAGGCGAGGACTTCGCCATGTTCCGGCTGGAGGGGACCTGGCTCGCCCTGTTCCCCTGGCGGGAGATGGCCAAGGAGGTGGACGTACCCGCCGCGCCGCCCAGCTTCGGCGGCGTCATGCTGTCCCACAACGCCCCCAGCAAAGCCGCGGTCGACCAGGTCTACGCCCAGGCCCTGGCGGCCGGCGCCGTCGCCACCGTGCCTCCGAAGGACGTCTCCTGGGGCGGCTATTCCGGCTATTTCGCCGATCCGGACGGCCACTATTGGGAAGTGGCCTGGAACCCCTTCACCGACCTTACCTGA
- a CDS encoding error-prone DNA polymerase produces MTRYAELQATTNFSFLRGASHPDELVFTAACLGMEAIGIVDRNSLAGVVRAWSEMRRLGKGGTRVRALTGCRLDFTDGTPSLLCYPSDREAYGRLTRLLTVGQRRSEKGECELHWEDFAQHSEGQLVLIVPPARLDEAFEHELKRIAGELRGDVWLTASRPYGARDLHRLSKLAALAELAGAPMVATNDVLYHAAERRPLQDVVTCIRETCTIHDAGLKLEANAERHLKSPVEMARLFARFPGAVERSLEIVDRIGFDLSQLKYEYPDEPVPRGKTAIQHLRDLAWEGAKTRFDKGMGERERRTIQHELDLIEKLDFANYFLTVHDIVAWAREQGILCQGRGSAANSCVCFCLGVTAVDPTKEDQDLLFSRFISEKRGEPPDIDVDFEHERREEVMQYVYRRYGRHRAAIVATVIHYRPRMAIRQVGKALGLTEDVTAALAGTIWGSWGEEVPDGHVRQAGLDPTNPEVRRAVSLATQLLKFPRHLSQHVGGYVLTKRRLDETVPIGNAAMDDRTFIEWDKDDIDALGLMKVDVLALGMLTALKRGFEMIPEDDPTVGRKITDISHIPQEVPEVYDMLCKADSVGVFQVESRAQMSMLPRLKPRKFYDLVVEVAIVRPGPIQGDMVHPYLKRRNDPSLIDYPRPAPPHPQDELKAILGKTHGVPLFQEQAMRIAIEAAKFSDDDADGLRRSMATFRHHGNVGEYEAKFINGMESRGYDPEFVRRCFKQIEGFGSYGFPESHAISFALLVYASAWMKWRWPDAFCAALLNSQPMGFYQPAQLVRDAREHGVEIRSPDVLESDWDCTLEPATVPGRLRAVRLGLRQVKGLNKEEAEGLIAARQAGVRTLDGFAVRAGLSRRSLELLAEADAFAGLGLSRRQALWAVKGLADETGSLKNAPLLAAMGVKERQVELPLMHLPQEVMEDYRTTSLSLKAHPIGFFRETLKSYGAIPCKDLARTPDRRLVTVGGLVLVRQRPGTAKGVTFLTLEDETGIANIVVWKDAFDANRRLVMSASFLVVHGQVQSESNVIHIVARRFTDLSDRLAQMRDDDGPAPAIRSNVTGRLIRSRDFH; encoded by the coding sequence ATGACCCGCTACGCCGAGCTCCAGGCCACGACGAACTTCTCGTTCCTGCGCGGGGCGTCGCATCCGGACGAGCTGGTCTTCACCGCCGCCTGCCTGGGCATGGAGGCCATCGGGATCGTCGACCGCAACTCCCTGGCGGGGGTGGTCCGGGCCTGGTCGGAGATGCGGCGGTTGGGCAAGGGCGGAACCAGGGTCCGCGCCCTGACCGGCTGTCGTCTGGACTTCACCGACGGCACGCCGTCCCTGCTCTGCTACCCCTCCGACCGCGAGGCCTATGGCCGCCTGACCCGCCTGCTCACCGTCGGCCAGCGCCGTTCGGAGAAGGGCGAGTGCGAGCTGCACTGGGAGGATTTCGCCCAGCACTCCGAGGGCCAGCTCGTCCTGATCGTTCCCCCCGCCCGCCTGGACGAGGCCTTCGAGCACGAGCTGAAACGGATCGCCGGAGAGCTGCGCGGCGATGTCTGGCTGACCGCCTCGCGGCCCTATGGCGCCCGCGACCTGCACCGGCTGTCGAAGCTGGCCGCGCTGGCCGAGCTTGCGGGCGCCCCGATGGTCGCCACCAACGACGTGCTCTACCACGCCGCCGAACGCCGCCCGCTGCAGGACGTGGTCACCTGCATCCGCGAGACCTGCACCATCCACGACGCAGGCCTGAAGTTGGAGGCCAACGCCGAGCGGCACCTGAAGTCCCCCGTCGAGATGGCCCGCCTCTTCGCCCGCTTCCCCGGCGCGGTGGAGCGCAGCCTGGAGATCGTCGATCGGATCGGCTTCGATCTCTCCCAGCTCAAATACGAATATCCCGACGAGCCGGTGCCGCGGGGCAAGACCGCCATCCAGCACCTGCGCGACCTGGCCTGGGAGGGCGCCAAGACCCGCTTCGACAAGGGCATGGGGGAGAGGGAGCGCCGGACCATCCAGCATGAGCTGGACCTGATCGAGAAGCTCGATTTCGCCAACTACTTCCTCACCGTCCACGACATCGTCGCCTGGGCGCGCGAACAGGGGATCCTCTGCCAGGGCCGGGGCTCGGCGGCCAATTCCTGCGTCTGCTTCTGCCTGGGCGTGACGGCGGTCGACCCGACGAAGGAAGACCAGGACCTGCTGTTCTCCCGCTTCATCTCCGAGAAGCGCGGTGAGCCCCCCGACATCGACGTGGATTTCGAGCACGAGCGGCGCGAGGAGGTGATGCAGTACGTCTATCGCCGCTATGGCCGCCACCGCGCCGCCATCGTGGCCACGGTCATCCACTACCGCCCGCGCATGGCCATCCGCCAGGTGGGCAAGGCCCTGGGCCTGACCGAGGACGTCACCGCCGCGCTCGCCGGGACCATCTGGGGCAGCTGGGGCGAGGAGGTGCCCGACGGCCATGTGCGCCAGGCGGGGCTCGATCCGACCAATCCCGAGGTCCGCAGGGCGGTGAGCCTGGCGACCCAGCTGCTCAAGTTCCCCCGCCACCTGTCGCAGCACGTGGGCGGCTATGTCCTGACCAAGCGGCGGCTGGACGAGACCGTCCCGATCGGCAACGCCGCCATGGACGACCGCACCTTCATCGAATGGGACAAGGACGACATCGACGCGCTGGGCCTGATGAAGGTCGATGTCCTGGCGCTGGGCATGCTGACGGCGCTGAAGCGGGGGTTCGAGATGATCCCCGAGGACGACCCCACGGTGGGGCGGAAGATCACCGACATCTCCCACATCCCCCAGGAGGTCCCGGAGGTCTACGACATGCTCTGCAAGGCCGACTCGGTGGGCGTCTTCCAGGTGGAAAGCCGCGCCCAGATGTCGATGCTGCCCCGGCTGAAGCCCCGCAAGTTCTATGACCTGGTGGTCGAGGTGGCGATCGTCCGGCCGGGCCCGATCCAGGGCGACATGGTCCACCCCTATCTGAAGCGCCGCAACGACCCGAGCCTGATCGACTATCCGCGCCCGGCCCCGCCGCATCCCCAGGACGAGCTCAAGGCCATATTGGGCAAGACCCACGGCGTGCCGCTGTTCCAGGAACAGGCCATGCGGATCGCCATCGAGGCGGCCAAGTTCTCGGACGACGACGCCGACGGCCTGCGCCGCTCCATGGCCACCTTCCGCCACCACGGCAATGTCGGGGAGTACGAGGCGAAGTTCATCAACGGCATGGAGTCCCGCGGCTACGATCCGGAGTTCGTCCGCCGCTGCTTCAAGCAGATCGAGGGCTTCGGCTCCTACGGTTTCCCGGAGAGCCACGCGATCAGCTTCGCCCTCCTGGTCTACGCCTCGGCCTGGATGAAGTGGCGCTGGCCCGACGCCTTCTGCGCCGCCCTGCTGAACAGCCAGCCCATGGGCTTCTACCAGCCGGCCCAACTGGTCCGCGACGCGCGCGAGCATGGGGTGGAGATACGCTCCCCCGACGTGCTGGAGAGCGACTGGGACTGCACCCTGGAGCCGGCGACCGTGCCAGGCAGGCTGCGCGCCGTGCGGCTGGGCCTGCGCCAGGTGAAGGGGCTCAACAAGGAGGAGGCCGAAGGCCTGATCGCCGCGCGCCAGGCCGGGGTGCGCACCCTCGACGGCTTCGCCGTGCGGGCCGGGCTCTCGCGGCGGTCGCTGGAGCTGCTGGCGGAGGCCGACGCCTTCGCAGGTCTCGGGCTCTCGCGCCGCCAGGCCCTGTGGGCGGTGAAGGGCCTGGCCGACGAGACCGGCAGCCTGAAAAACGCGCCCCTGCTGGCCGCCATGGGGGTGAAGGAGCGCCAGGTGGAGCTGCCCCTGATGCACCTGCCCCAGGAGGTGATGGAAGACTACCGGACCACCAGCCTCTCCCTGAAGGCCCATCCCATCGGCTTCTTCCGCGAGACCCTGAAGAGCTACGGCGCCATCCCCTGCAAGGACCTGGCCCGCACGCCCGACCGGCGGCTGGTCACGGTGGGCGGGCTGGTCCTGGTCCGCCAGCGGCCCGGCACCGCCAAGGGGGTCACCTTCCTGACCCTCGAAGACGAGACCGGCATCGCCAATATCGTGGTCTGGAAGGACGCCTTCGACGCCAACCGCCGCCTGGTGATGAGCGCCTCGTTCCTGGTGGTCCACGGCCAGGTGCAGAGCGAGAGCAATGTGATCCACATCGTCGCCCGCCGGTTCACCGACCTCTCCGACCGCCTGGCCCAGATGCGGGACGACGACGGCCCGGCCCCGGCGATCCGCAGCAACGTCACGGGCCGCCTGATCCGCAGCCGCGATTTCCACTGA
- a CDS encoding MoaD/ThiS family protein: MIAVFIPSQLTSYTGGASRLTAAGASIEAVLDDLDRRFPGLKFRVVDEQDRIRRHMRIFRNGDRAQDVRAPVGEGDEVLIFGALSGG, encoded by the coding sequence ATGATCGCGGTCTTCATCCCCTCCCAGCTCACCTCCTACACCGGCGGGGCCAGCCGGCTGACGGCGGCCGGGGCAAGCATCGAGGCGGTGCTGGACGACCTGGACCGACGGTTTCCGGGACTGAAGTTCCGCGTGGTCGACGAGCAAGACCGCATCCGCCGCCACATGCGCATCTTCCGCAACGGCGACCGCGCCCAGGACGTCCGCGCGCCGGTGGGCGAGGGCGACGAGGTGCTGATCTTCGGGGCGCTGTCGGGAGGCTAG
- a CDS encoding sialidase family protein, with translation MAATQLLVGTRKGAWIYRSDDARRTWSVQGPIFLGHIVNHLVLDPRDGKTLLMAASTGHLGPTIFRSIDGGATWTEAERPPAFPKVEEGQGPARSVNHSFWLEPGHASEPGVWWAGTSPPGLFRSADGGATWDGVAGFNNHPMYWKWCPEDGGTPDGALLNQIQIDPRDPRHMYIATSTAGVFESHDQGAGWAPLNQGVEASFMPDPYPEYGQDAHYIALAPTMPDRLWQQNHCGVYRLDRPAERWDRIGEAMPKEIGDIGFTIVPHPRAADTAWVFPMDGTEVWPRTSPGGKPAVYRTRDAGASWERQDRGFPVEQAWFTVKRQAFCADRDTSVGLYLGTTGGELWMSDDEGEAWRPIAAHLPEIYSVSAAPLP, from the coding sequence ATGGCCGCCACCCAGCTTCTCGTGGGCACCCGCAAGGGCGCCTGGATCTATCGCAGCGACGATGCGCGCCGGACCTGGAGCGTCCAGGGACCGATCTTCCTCGGCCACATCGTCAACCACCTGGTGCTCGACCCGCGCGACGGGAAGACCCTGCTCATGGCCGCCTCCACCGGCCACCTGGGCCCGACCATCTTCCGCTCGATCGACGGCGGGGCCACCTGGACCGAGGCCGAGCGTCCGCCGGCCTTCCCGAAGGTCGAGGAGGGCCAAGGCCCCGCGCGGTCGGTGAACCACAGCTTCTGGCTGGAGCCGGGCCATGCCAGCGAGCCCGGCGTCTGGTGGGCGGGGACCTCGCCCCCCGGCCTGTTCCGCAGCGCCGACGGAGGAGCGACCTGGGACGGAGTGGCCGGCTTCAACAACCATCCCATGTACTGGAAGTGGTGCCCGGAAGACGGCGGCACGCCGGACGGGGCGCTGCTCAACCAGATCCAGATCGATCCGCGCGACCCGCGCCACATGTATATCGCCACCTCCACCGCCGGGGTGTTCGAGAGCCATGACCAGGGCGCCGGCTGGGCGCCGCTGAACCAGGGGGTGGAGGCCAGCTTCATGCCCGACCCCTATCCGGAATATGGCCAGGACGCGCACTACATCGCCCTGGCGCCCACCATGCCCGACCGCCTCTGGCAGCAGAACCATTGCGGCGTCTATCGGCTGGACCGGCCGGCCGAGCGCTGGGACCGGATCGGCGAGGCCATGCCCAAGGAGATCGGCGACATCGGCTTCACCATCGTCCCCCACCCGCGCGCCGCCGACACCGCCTGGGTCTTCCCCATGGACGGCACCGAGGTCTGGCCGCGCACCAGTCCAGGCGGAAAGCCGGCGGTCTACCGGACCCGTGACGCGGGCGCGAGCTGGGAGCGCCAGGACCGGGGATTCCCTGTCGAACAGGCCTGGTTCACGGTCAAGCGCCAGGCCTTCTGCGCCGATCGGGACACCTCGGTGGGGCTCTATCTGGGGACCACCGGCGGCGAGCTCTGGATGAGCGACGATGAGGGCGAGGCTTGGCGGCCGATCGCCGCCCACCTGCCCGAGATCTACTCGGTGAGCGCCGCGCCCCTGCCATGA
- a CDS encoding ImuA family protein has translation MSGFREARLAALKAKIAALEAGGRADSESLPFGDPRLDGCFLGQGLPLGQWHEFTGAGMEVETGASPAAFAALVAAPLARRGEAVWVLRRDDLFAPGLSGLGFPAQRLIQVCARDEAEALAVAEDALATAGVTAVFAEVEAVDLTAGRRLQLACEKHGATGFVIRRRPYGGLGRQSASGSAAATRWKIAPAASEPAPGEFGLGPPRWRVELERCRGGRPGGWLMEAQAAFTWEAQDGPHPLRLVAELGDRQLAPAQSVRLSA, from the coding sequence ATGTCCGGTTTTCGCGAGGCGCGACTTGCCGCGCTCAAGGCGAAGATCGCCGCCCTCGAGGCGGGCGGACGGGCGGACTCTGAGTCCCTGCCGTTCGGCGATCCCCGGCTGGACGGCTGTTTCCTGGGCCAGGGCCTGCCCCTGGGCCAATGGCACGAATTCACCGGGGCGGGGATGGAGGTCGAGACCGGGGCCTCCCCCGCCGCCTTCGCCGCGCTCGTCGCCGCGCCCCTGGCCCGGCGGGGCGAGGCGGTCTGGGTGCTGCGGCGCGACGACCTGTTCGCTCCGGGCCTGTCGGGGCTGGGCTTTCCGGCGCAGCGGCTGATCCAGGTCTGCGCCCGCGACGAGGCCGAGGCCCTAGCCGTGGCCGAGGATGCGCTAGCCACCGCCGGCGTCACCGCGGTCTTCGCCGAGGTGGAGGCCGTGGATCTCACCGCCGGGCGGCGGCTGCAACTGGCCTGCGAGAAGCACGGCGCCACCGGGTTCGTGATCCGCCGCCGACCCTATGGGGGCTTAGGCAGGCAGAGCGCCAGCGGCTCGGCGGCGGCCACCCGCTGGAAGATCGCGCCCGCGGCCAGCGAGCCCGCGCCCGGCGAGTTCGGCCTGGGTCCTCCGCGCTGGCGGGTCGAGCTGGAACGGTGCCGGGGCGGGCGGCCCGGCGGCTGGCTGATGGAGGCGCAAGCCGCTTTTACCTGGGAGGCCCAAGATGGCCCGCATCCTCTGCGCCTGGTCGCCGAACTGGGCGATCGCCAACTGGCGCCGGCGCAATCCGTCCGACTCTCGGCCTAG